Proteins from one Mycobacterium sp. SMC-2 genomic window:
- the argF gene encoding ornithine carbamoyltransferase: protein MPRHFLRDDDLSPSEQAEVLQLASELKKDPLRCRPLEGPRGVAVLFDKNSTRTRFSFELGIAQLGGHAVVVDARSTQLGRDETLQDTARVLSRYVEAIVWRTFGQDRLEAMAEVATVPVINALSDEFHPCQVLADLQTIAERKGSLAGLRMSYFGDGANNMAHSLLLGGVTAGIHVTIAAPDGFAPGPAYVAAARERAEIAGGSVTLTADADAAAAGADVLVTDTWTSMGQEGDGRDRLTPFRPFGVNERMLGLADPEAIVLHCLPAHRGDEITDAVMDGPASAVWDEAENRLHAQKALLVWLLERRS, encoded by the coding sequence ATGCCTAGGCACTTCCTGCGCGACGACGACCTGTCCCCCTCCGAGCAGGCCGAGGTGCTGCAGCTGGCCTCCGAACTGAAGAAGGACCCCTTGCGCTGCCGCCCGCTGGAGGGGCCGCGCGGCGTCGCGGTGCTCTTCGACAAGAACTCCACCCGCACCCGGTTCTCCTTCGAGCTGGGCATCGCCCAGCTCGGCGGGCACGCCGTCGTCGTCGACGCCCGCAGCACCCAGCTGGGCCGCGACGAGACGCTGCAGGACACCGCGCGGGTGCTGTCCCGCTACGTCGAGGCGATCGTGTGGCGGACGTTCGGCCAGGACCGGCTGGAGGCCATGGCCGAGGTGGCGACGGTGCCGGTGATCAACGCGCTCTCCGACGAGTTCCACCCGTGCCAGGTGCTGGCCGACCTGCAGACCATCGCCGAACGCAAGGGGTCGCTTGCGGGACTGCGGATGTCCTACTTCGGCGACGGCGCCAACAACATGGCCCACTCGCTGCTGCTCGGCGGGGTGACCGCCGGCATCCACGTCACCATCGCCGCGCCGGACGGCTTCGCCCCCGGCCCCGCATACGTCGCGGCCGCCCGCGAGCGCGCCGAAATCGCGGGCGGCTCGGTCACCCTCACCGCCGACGCGGACGCGGCCGCGGCCGGTGCCGACGTCCTGGTGACCGACACCTGGACGTCGATGGGGCAGGAGGGCGACGGGCGCGACCGCCTCACACCGTTCCGGCCGTTTGGCGTCAACGAGCGAATGCTTGGCCTGGCTGACCCGGAAGCCATTGTGCTGCACTGCCTTCCGGCCCACCGCGGCGACGAGATCACCGACGCGGTGATGGACGGGCCGGCCAGCGCGGTGTGGGACGAGGCCGAGAACCGGCTGCACGCCCAGAAGGCGCTGCTGGTGTGGCTGCTGGAGCGGCGCTCATGA
- a CDS encoding argininosuccinate synthase: MSDRVILAYSGGLDTSVAISWIGKETGREVVAVAIDLGQGGEDMEVIRQRALDCGAVEAVVIDARDEFAEGYCLPTILNNALYMDRYPLVSAISRPLIAKHLVAAAREHGGSIVAHGCTGKGNDQVRFEVGFASLAPDLEVLAPVRDYAWTREKAIAFAEENAIPINVTKRSPFSIDQNVWGRAVETGFLEHLWNAPTKDIYAYTEDPTINWSTPDEVVVGFEKGVPVSIDGKPVSVLEAIEELNRRAGCQGVGRLDVVEDRLVGIKSREIYEAPGAMVLITAHTELEHVTLERELGRFKRHTDQRWAELVYDGLWYSPLKTALEAFVAKTQEYVTGEIRMVLHGGHIAVNGRRSAQSLYDFNLATYDEGDCFDQSAAKGFVYVHGLSSKIASRRDIAT; the protein is encoded by the coding sequence ATGTCAGATCGCGTCATCCTGGCGTATTCCGGCGGTCTGGACACCTCGGTCGCGATCAGCTGGATCGGGAAGGAGACCGGCCGCGAAGTCGTGGCGGTGGCGATTGACCTCGGCCAGGGCGGCGAGGACATGGAGGTCATCCGCCAGCGGGCCCTGGACTGCGGCGCGGTGGAAGCCGTCGTCATCGACGCGCGCGACGAGTTCGCCGAGGGCTACTGCCTGCCCACCATCCTCAACAACGCGCTGTACATGGACCGCTACCCGCTGGTGTCGGCCATCAGCCGGCCGCTGATCGCCAAGCACCTGGTGGCGGCCGCCCGCGAGCACGGCGGCAGCATCGTCGCGCACGGCTGCACCGGCAAGGGCAACGACCAGGTCCGGTTCGAGGTCGGATTCGCCTCGCTGGCACCGGATTTGGAGGTGCTGGCGCCGGTCCGCGACTACGCGTGGACGCGGGAGAAGGCGATCGCGTTCGCCGAGGAGAACGCCATCCCGATCAACGTCACCAAACGCTCGCCGTTCTCCATCGACCAGAACGTGTGGGGCCGCGCGGTGGAAACCGGCTTCCTGGAACACCTTTGGAACGCGCCCACCAAGGACATCTACGCCTACACCGAAGACCCCACCATCAATTGGAGCACGCCCGACGAGGTCGTCGTCGGATTCGAAAAGGGCGTCCCGGTGTCCATCGACGGCAAACCGGTGTCGGTGCTGGAGGCCATCGAGGAGCTCAACCGCCGCGCCGGCTGCCAGGGGGTGGGCCGCCTGGACGTGGTCGAGGACCGGCTGGTGGGCATCAAGAGCCGCGAGATCTACGAGGCGCCCGGGGCGATGGTGCTCATCACCGCCCACACCGAGCTCGAACACGTCACGCTGGAGCGCGAACTCGGCCGCTTCAAGCGGCACACCGACCAGCGCTGGGCCGAGCTGGTATACGACGGGCTCTGGTACTCGCCGCTGAAAACCGCGTTGGAGGCCTTCGTCGCGAAAACCCAGGAGTACGTCACGGGCGAGATCCGAATGGTGTTGCACGGCGGCCACATCGCCGTCAACGGCCGGCGCAGCGCGCAGTCGCTCTACGACTTCAAC
- a CDS encoding arginine repressor has product MTRSKSTTETTRAGRQDRIVAILSSASISSQSELAARLADEGIEVTQATLSRDLEELGAVKLRGADGGVGVYIVPEDGSPVRGVSGGTARLSRLLSELLVSADASANLAVLRTPPGGANYLASAIDRAALPYVVGTIAGDDTVFVAARDPMTGAELARTLESLTTT; this is encoded by the coding sequence ATGACCCGATCGAAGAGCACCACCGAGACCACCCGGGCCGGCCGGCAGGACCGCATCGTGGCGATCCTGTCGTCGGCGTCGATCAGCAGCCAAAGCGAGCTGGCGGCACGGCTGGCCGACGAGGGCATCGAGGTCACCCAGGCCACGCTGTCGCGCGACTTGGAGGAACTGGGCGCGGTGAAGCTGCGCGGCGCCGACGGCGGCGTCGGCGTGTACATCGTTCCCGAGGACGGCAGCCCGGTGCGGGGCGTATCGGGCGGCACCGCACGGCTGTCCCGGCTGCTGAGCGAGCTGTTGGTGTCGGCCGACGCCAGCGCGAACCTCGCGGTGCTGCGCACCCCGCCCGGTGGCGCCAACTATTTGGCCAGCGCGATCGACCGCGCGGCGCTACCGTACGTCGTCGGCACCATCGCCGGCGACGACACGGTCTTCGTCGCGGCCCGCGATCCGATGACGGGTGCCGAGCTGGCCCGCACCCTCGAGAGTCTCACCACAACCTAA